GGACGTGCGGAATCTGAAGCCCTACACCCTGTATACCTGGCGTGTGCGTGCCGATTTCGGAACACATCTGAGCCTGTGGTCTGCTCCCTGGTCGTTCACCACGCTGCTCGAACAGCCGGTGTGTATTTCCCCGGTGGGGCCGGGAGAGTCCGACACCAGCATCACGTTCCAGTGGTCGGCAGTTGCCGGAGCGGAATCATACCGGCTGCGTGTATGGGCCGCGCCGCGTTCGCGCACGGATCCCGATATAGACAGCGCGGGCATACGGACGACACGTTGCGGGCCTTTCCGGCTGAAGTCGGGCACCGAGTACAACTGGCAGGTAACCGCGAACGAAGCGGCCGGTCCCGGTGCCGACACGCTTGTGTATGTGTTCCGCACACGCAGCACCACCGCGGTGCCGGGTGTTCCCGGCGCCGTGTCCCATATCATCGGACAGACCTATCCGATTCCTGCGACGGACGTCGTGACGCTCCGGCTGCGGACAGTGGTGCCGGGATCGGTGGACATATCGATGTACGACATTGCCGGGCGCCATGTCGTCACCTATCCGCCGCGCATGGTCGGGTTCGGATGGTCCGACATCGTCCTGTCCACCGCGGGAATCCGGCCCGGGGTGTACCTGTTGCGTTTCGGCAGCGGATCCTCCCTGGGTGAACTGCTGATCGAAATCCGGCGCTGACTCCTCGCGTGCCGCCTCAGGCATGCACGCGACCTATGACGGATGATACATAGCGACACAAGCAGGCGGCGCGAGAGATCGCGCCGCCTGCTTGTGTCGTCTACCGAATCCCTGATCGGTATACACGGTTTGTGCGGTCGTGTATACGCGCAGGCGACCCTACGCCGCCGAGATCGTGCACCTTGGTCGGCATCGTGCAGCGCGTGACAGTTGTACGTGCATGATGCGGCGCTCCATTCCGCCGGTATACAATTCCTGTACGCACATAAAATCGGACAAAACCAAAAAAAGACTTGCTATTCCCATAAAAATTGTATATGTTCGCATCTTCACACCTCATCCTGTACACACCACACGCGCAGAGGCCGGGCAGCCCTGGGCGGATTGTTGCGTCGGTTGTTCGGCACCACCTTCGCAGGAGTGATCCCGGCATCGGCCTTCGCCGCCGGAGTTGCGGCTCCCGGTGCGTGCGCGTCTGTGGGCCACTTTCGACGTCCCGAAGCACTGGGGAAACGCACACGTGTCTGTGCCGGCGGCCTTGTCACCGCCCTCGGTTACCCACGCACCTATTCGTTTTTGAGGAGGGACTGTTATGTACCAGCGCCAGCGCGAGGGACGGAGTGTTCTGTTCGTCGCAACACTTGCCATTGTCCTTTTTGGTCTCGCACTCATCCCGGCCGCCTTTGCGCAGAGCCCGGTGTGCGACCGAACATTCACGTTGAACGGAGATTTCGATCTCGGGATCTTGGAAAACGTAAACCATGATGCGCCGAACGGCGATCAATTGCAGCTCAATGCGGTGATTTCTCCGCGTCCATTTATCAATATCGCCTGCTCCGACCGAGGCACCATGGTCCGAGTGAACGTGAACACCGGACAGGTTTTGGGAGAGTATTGGACGTCCCCGTCGGGCCGGCAGAAAAATCCGTCGCGGACAACCGTCGATGTCAAAGGAAACGTGTGGGTCTCAAACAGGAACGAAGCGCTTTTGGTGGGAGATGAGATCTATGGATCCTGCGTGAAGATCGGCATTGTGATTGGCGGCACGCGCTGCGACGCCGACCGTACCCCCAATCCCGCGGGACTGTACCTGATGCCGCCCTTCGAATACTGTACGGCTGTCGATCGCGACGGGGACGGCCTCATCCGCACCTCCATGGGGTTGGGCGATATCCTTCCGTGGCCGAACGTGACCGACGGAAATGTGAAGGCGGATGGTATCGTTCACGATGCGGTTGACGAGTGTATCCTGATCTACAAGCTCCTGCCCGGAGCACCGAACGCACGACACATGTCGATCGCATCCGACAACAATCCCTGGGTCGGCGGCTATTACAATACGTCGCAACCACGCATGTTTCTGAAACTCGATCAGAATACCGGCGCCGTCCTGAGCAGCTTCAATGCCGCAACAATCGGCTGCGGCGGGTACGGCGGATTGATCGACGGGAACAACGTTCTTTGGTCGTCGGGAATCTCCCAGGGCCGCGTGCTGCGGTATGATCTCACCAGTGGGACCAGCCAGTGTATCAACAACTACGGCGCGTACGGACTGGGGATAGACGGTACAGGGCATGTATGGAATTCATCCTATTACAACGGCACAGTCACCAAATATGATCCGAACGGCACATTTGTCGGGACGTACTCCACCAGTGGCACATATCCGCGAGGTGTGGCTGTCACGTCCGACGGCGACGTCTGGGTAGCGAACAGCGGTTCGGGAACCGTGGCGCGCCTGAGTAATAGCGGGACATTGCGCAAGGTTATCACCGTCGGGAGTACACCTACCGGCGTGGCGGTGGACGCCAACGGCAAAGTGTGGGTAACCAACTTCATGTCCGACGACGCCATGCGCATCGATCCTGCCGCAGGCCTGGACGGGCTCGGGCTTGTGGATCTGACTGTCGCACTGGGGTCCACAGCCGGACCGTACAACTACAGCGACATGACCGGATTCATCGCTGTCGGCACTACGGCCCCGCAGGGGACGTGGACGGTAATCCACGACGGCGCGGTCGCCGGTATGGGGTGGGGCAAGTTGTCGTGGAACGGCGCGACACCGGCCGGCACCGGGATCAAGGTCGAAGTTCGCGCGGCGAATTTGATGAGTGAATTGTGTCTGCAACCGTGGACAGAAGTGCAGAACAACGTCTCGATCTGCGAGGCAGCCATCATCGGCCGCTACATCGCCGTGAGGGTGACTCTCTCCCGCACTGCGCCGCTGAGCACGCCCGTGTTGTACGACCTTACCGTGCAGTGCTGCAACCACCAGCCTGTTGCCCTGTGCAAGGATATTTTGCTCGATGCCGACGCGAATTGCCAGGCAACGGCACTTCCCGCGGACGTCAACAACGGATCCTATGATCCGGATGGAGACGCCTTCACTCTCACGATGTCACCGGCCGGTCCTTTCGGTCTCGGGAACACCAACGTCACATTAACAGCGACCGATGTGTGGGGCGCGTCGAGTTCCTGTGGCGCCGTTGTGACAGTGCGTGATGTGACGGCACCGGTCATTTCGGTCGCCTCCGCTCCGTCGATGTGGCCGCCGAACCACAACTACCAGTTGTTCACTGTGACGGACTTCGTCACCGCGGTTGCGGACAACTGCGACGACGAACTTGGAATAGGGGATGTGGTGATCACGTCGGTGACAAGTGATGAGCCGGAGAACGCCAATGGGAATGGCGACGGCAACACCGTTGACGACATAGTCATCACATCGAACTGTCAGCAGGTGTACCTCCGTAAGGAACGGGCCGGGGGAGGGAATGGACGGGTGTACACGGTGCATCTCGCGCTGACCGATGCGTCGAATCAGACCGGTACAGCGGAGATCGATGTGTTCGTCCGGCACAATCCTGACGCGATGCCTGTGGACGACGGCGACGTGTATGTGGAGAATTGTGGCACGCCAAAACGCGGATCATTCGCCGCGCTCGCAAACAGCGGATTCGAACTGCTTCAGAATTATCCGAACCCGTTCAACCCGTCCACCACGATCCAGTTCAGCGTACCGACAGAAGGCAGGGTACAGTTGTCGGTGTTCGACACGTATTCCCGCCGAGTCAGGGTGCTGGTCGATGACGTGCTCCTTCCGGGTGCGTATGCAGTTCCGTTCGACGCCACCGGTCTCGCAAGCGGATCATATTTCTACCGTCTCGAGTCGAATGGTGTCATTCTATCGAGGGTCATGAACATCGTCCGCTAAACACTTCAACATGTGTGTGCTTCTCCATCCCGGGTGATGTACATGGCATCACCCGGGATGTTTTTATCATCCCTCCTTCCGTCCTGCGGCGAAGCACCGCGGCCGTATTGACCGGGTATGCTGGTGAAATATTTCGGAACTGTCTCTGTTCGGGAGTGGCGTTCGTTGCGGGAGTAGCCAAGGCCGGCATCACAGCGCATGGAGGGACTTACCTGACCGTTGAAAAAAGACCCAGATTATGGACAATCCTTTGACAAGTATGTATATTTGACTCATTACAACGCTTCCGGTGTGTGAAGATCGTTTGCATGCCGAATCATACAGTTCAGATGGGACTGCTATGCCTTGGACTGCACGTTTTATTGCGGACGACGGCATCATCGAAATGACGTACGAGGGAATACTCACGGAAGCCGAACTCCATGCGTCGGTTCATGCCGCGGTGGAATACGGCACGCGGGAGGATACGCTGAATGTTCTCGCGGACTGCACTCGCATCATCGCGGAAGGATCCTTGTTCGATGTTGTGGAACTTGTCAATTTCTACGACCAGAACAAGGTCACGCGGAGGATGCGCGAAGCAGTGATTGTCGACGCGGGCTCACCGACGGAAATGTACATGCGGTTCTACGAAACCGTGGCGTGCAACCGCGGTTACACCGTTCGCACCTTCACGTCGGCGGAGGATGCGCGGAACTGGCTGCGGGGAGAGGCATAGACGCAACACCGCGCTGCCGGCCACGAGTGAATGACAGATTTCAAGGCCGGTGCGTTCACCGGGAACAAGGTCGTGCCGCGCTTCAGCCCGCGATGCCCTGAGCCAGTGGAAGCTCGACGATGAAGTGCGCCCCTTGATCGGGCACCCCCGTGGCGCTGATACGCCCACCGTGCCGATCCACAATCTTTTTACACACGGCAAGACCTATGCCCGTGCCCTCGTATTCGCCGCGTCCGTGCAGGCGCTGGAAAATGACGAAGATCTGTTCGCTGTATTGCTCCTCGAAGCCGATGCCATTATCTGCGATGGTAATGCGCGCGGTATCGCAGACGCCGTTCTTTGACGGGACACATTCCGCCGTGATGGTGACGATGGGCGGAACATTCGGCCGATGGTATTTGAGGGCGTTGCCGATGAGATTCTGGAACAGTTGACGCATCTGCATGGGATCGGCGCTGATCGTCGGCAAGGAGCCGAGCGACACTGTTCCGTCCGCCTGCTCGATGCGTATTTCGAGATCCGAAATGACCTCGCGCACCAGGGCAGAGAGATCGACCTGCGTATAGGGTTGCGCCTTTGTCGTCACGCGTGAGTAGGTGAGCAGGTCATTGATCAGGATCTGCATACGCGCGGCCGCCTTGAGCATACGCTCGAGATGGTCGGCACTGCGCTCGTCGAGTTGCCCGCCCAAGCCGCGTTTGAGGCGGTCGCCAAAGGCGAGCACCTTGCGCAGCGGCTCCTGCAGATCGTGTGATGCAACGGACGCAAAATCCTGCAGCTCACGGTTGCTTCGCTCGAGCCGCACCGCGGCATGGCGTAGTTCCTCCTCGGCCTGGACGCGGATCTCGATCTCGCGGCGCAGCGCCTCGTCGCGACTCGCCACCACACGCAGCATTTCGTTGAAACGGTCCGACAATTCGCCCACCTCGTCGCGCCCGTGTTTCGGGGCGCGGAGGGAGTAGTCGCCGCCGTCCGTCACAGCGCGCGCGGTGCGCGCAAGGTCGAGAATCGGTGCTGCCACGTGCCGCTGCAGACGCGATGAGAGAAGGTAGGCGGTGAGTCCGATGAAGCCGAGTGACAACACGAGCATCACGGCGATTTCGGTGAGCCGGTCGTTCAGGAGTTGCAAGTTCGATATCAGGAGCAGTGAGCCGATCCGCTGATTGTTGTGCAACACGGGACGTGTCACTTCCAGCCCGTTGTCGGTAAATCCGTACCCTTCGGGGGGCGCTGACTGTGGCAGGGCACGGCCATAATCGTCGTCCGAAAAATATTCGGCCAGCGGCGCCCCGGTGCCGGAGTACACGCGCGCCGCACGAATGTTTTTCTGCTCGGTCAGGATGCGCAGCGCCTCGCCCGCGGCGGTTCGGTCGTCGAAAACCACGGCGGCGGAACTGCTGGAGGCAACCACGTCTCCGAGCAATGCCACACT
This region of Ignavibacteriota bacterium genomic DNA includes:
- a CDS encoding STAS/SEC14 domain-containing protein encodes the protein MPWTARFIADDGIIEMTYEGILTEAELHASVHAAVEYGTREDTLNVLADCTRIIAEGSLFDVVELVNFYDQNKVTRRMREAVIVDAGSPTEMYMRFYETVACNRGYTVRTFTSAEDARNWLRGEA
- a CDS encoding HAMP domain-containing protein, which encodes MTQDTLARRSFGARFADVPFRRKLILLTMSVAGISVLLAITAFAVYDILAARSNLIASVALLGDVVASSSSAAVVFDDRTAAGEALRILTEQKNIRAARVYSGTGAPLAEYFSDDDYGRALPQSAPPEGYGFTDNGLEVTRPVLHNNQRIGSLLLISNLQLLNDRLTEIAVMLVLSLGFIGLTAYLLSSRLQRHVAAPILDLARTARAVTDGGDYSLRAPKHGRDEVGELSDRFNEMLRVVASRDEALRREIEIRVQAEEELRHAAVRLERSNRELQDFASVASHDLQEPLRKVLAFGDRLKRGLGGQLDERSADHLERMLKAAARMQILINDLLTYSRVTTKAQPYTQVDLSALVREVISDLEIRIEQADGTVSLGSLPTISADPMQMRQLFQNLIGNALKYHRPNVPPIVTITAECVPSKNGVCDTARITIADNGIGFEEQYSEQIFVIFQRLHGRGEYEGTGIGLAVCKKIVDRHGGRISATGVPDQGAHFIVELPLAQGIAG